The segment CAAATACATGGGCATCATGGGCGGCGTCTTCGCCCTGTCGAGCGTCGCGGGGCCCCTCCTCGGCGGCTTCTTCACCGACGGGATCGGCTGGCGCTGGGCGTTCTGGATGAACGTGCCGCTGGGCATCCTGGCCATCGCCTCGGCCGTGTTCTTCCTCCGCCTGCCGAAGGGCGCGCCGCGGAAGCCCCGCATCGACGGACTCGGCATGGCCCTCCTCGCCATCGCCAGCACCTGCCTCGTGCTCGTCACGACCTGGGGCGGCAACACCTACGACTGGAACTCGCCGCAGATCGTCGGCCTCATCGTCGGCCTCGCGATCTCGGGCACGGCCTTCGTGTTCGTCGAGCGCGGCGCCGCCGAGCCGATCATGCCGCTGCACCTGTTCCGTCAGCCGAACTTCGTCCTCACGACGCTGGCCGGTCTCATCACCGGGATCGCCATGTTCGGCGCCCTCGCCTACCTGCCGACGTACCTGCAGATGGTGACCGGTGCGGACGCCACGCAGGCCGGCTTCCTGATGATCCCGATGATGGCGGGCCTCCTGGTCACGAGCATCCTGACGGGGCAGCTCGTCAGCAGGACGGGCCGCTACAAGGTGTTTCCGATCGTCGGCACCGTGATCGTCGCCGGGGCCCTCGCCCTGATGTCGACCATGACGGCGACCATGCCGGTCTGGATCATCTGCGTCTACCTCGCCATCATGGGCATCGGCCTCGGCATGAGCATGCAGATCCTCATCCTGATCGTGCAGAACACGTTCTCGATCCGCGAGGTCGGCACCGCGACCGCATCGAACAACTACTTCCGTCAGATCGGCGCGTCGCTCGGCGCCTCGATCGTCGGCAGCCTGTTCGTCGCGAACCTGACCGACCTCATGGGGTCGCGCCTTCCGGCCGGATCGGCAGGAGCCACGGGTTCGACCAACTCGCTGACGCCCGCCGCCGTCAAGAACCTGCCGACGGCCATCCACGACGTCATCGTCGGCGCCTACAACGACGCGCTCACCCCGATCTTCCTGATCATGGTGCCGCTCGTCCTCGTAGCCGCGGTGCTCCTGCTCTTCGTCAAGGAAAAGCCGCTCGCCACCACGATCGAGCGCGACACCACCGCGGTCTCGCTCGAGACCGACGGCGCGACCCGCGTGCAGCTCGACCACGACGACGCGGCGCGCAGCGACGACGACGGCCCGCAGGAGCCCCGGGGCACCGGCACCCGGAAGGTCGACGTCCCCGCCTGACCGCCGACACCCGAGGCCCCGTCCCCGCGAGCGCTCGCCGCGCCGCCCGGGCGGGGCCTCCGTCGTACCTCCGTCGTGCGCGACGCTCCGCCGCGCGAGCGGCCCCTCGGAAGGGTCGGCTCAGCTCATCACGCGGCCGACGACCGGCGCCTTCTCGCGCCGACGCCGACGGGCCACACCGGGGTTCTGACCCACGGCGCGCCTCGGCTCCAGGTCGACCACCGCTCGGCGGCGGCCCTCGGCCCCGCGCCAGGTGAGGACGGCGCGCGCGCCTCCGACCCGCGCGGCGCGGTGCGACTCCAGCACGGCGTGCCACGACTTCTTCGGCGAGAAGACGGTGCTGCCCCGGGCCGGGAGGTCGGGGAGTTTCATCTCGCCGACGAAGTCGTCGCCATCGAGGAGCTCGACGTGCAGGCCCTTGATCGCGGTGGAGGTGCGGTTCTCGAGCCGGAAGTCGTACGCCACGTACCCGCGCTTGAGCGACTTTGGAGAGAGCATCTCGTGGTTGCGCTTGTCGAGGTACGTCATGAAGACGTCGAGGGAGACCGGGGCGTCGTCGACCGGGACGACCGGGACGGCGGCGTCCTCCCGTTTCCGCAGGGACCGGGCCGTGAGCCCGAGGACGACGGCGGCCGGGACGCCGACGACGACGGCGCCGAGCGCCTTCACGATCGGTGCGACCATCAGAGGGCTCCTCGCGTCGAGATGTTCATGTGTCGATCCTGCCCTGTCCGGCTTGTCGTTTCCTCCTCGATTCTGCCCCCCGGCGCAGCCCTCCGCCCCGCCGAGACCGCGGATGCGCACGCTCCTGTGTCCCGATCGACCCTCCGGGCGTGGGAACGGGTACAAATCGGCGCCGCGAATATTGGTCGAGTCCACCCCCGGGAGACGCGACGGGACAGTGTTGACTGTGGATGGCCAGTGACCCACGAGGAGAACCACCGCATGAAGCCCCTGCAGAATCGCCGCGTCGCCGTCACCGGGATCGGAGTCGTCACCCCCGGCGGCGTCG is part of the Frondihabitans sp. 762G35 genome and harbors:
- a CDS encoding MDR family MFS transporter, yielding MTETLQAPPRTAGAPESSGPTTKSILLVFAGLMVTMLLASLDQTIFSTALPTIVGELDGVDHMIWVTTAYILASTIMLPVYGKLGDLIGRKGLFVAAIGLFIVGSIVGGLSGNMTELITGRAIQGLGGGGLMILSQAIIADVVPARQRGKYMGIMGGVFALSSVAGPLLGGFFTDGIGWRWAFWMNVPLGILAIASAVFFLRLPKGAPRKPRIDGLGMALLAIASTCLVLVTTWGGNTYDWNSPQIVGLIVGLAISGTAFVFVERGAAEPIMPLHLFRQPNFVLTTLAGLITGIAMFGALAYLPTYLQMVTGADATQAGFLMIPMMAGLLVTSILTGQLVSRTGRYKVFPIVGTVIVAGALALMSTMTATMPVWIICVYLAIMGIGLGMSMQILILIVQNTFSIREVGTATASNNYFRQIGASLGASIVGSLFVANLTDLMGSRLPAGSAGATGSTNSLTPAAVKNLPTAIHDVIVGAYNDALTPIFLIMVPLVLVAAVLLLFVKEKPLATTIERDTTAVSLETDGATRVQLDHDDAARSDDDGPQEPRGTGTRKVDVPA